One genomic segment of Synechocystis sp. LKSZ1 includes these proteins:
- a CDS encoding response regulator codes for MMQGTLSEIDLGSILQLIELGQRTGELLIEPWGTGTGRSESAITSRERVCWFLFFVNGRLVYAADKTYGQLQRLREYLRRYQLSEQVQVLADASLASTNAPEYATLWSLLAKNILTPLQARHIIQGMVQETLFDLLNLRQGRFTFVTGTALDPPLTAFAISPLMGQMMTQMQQWKQCHPHIQCPDQVISAVDEALLLEMLPEKLARPLIFWANHHTSLRQLARYLHRNLPAVARSLYPYIEKGIVHLAAPSGQGLGTASPLPRDTKLQNYHIICIDDDATVGRQVEQFLQHGAIQVTVLTDPRQALVSLLETRPDLILCDITMPVLDGYELCAMLRQTRQFQTIPIIMLTGKDAFLDRVLARMVGATDYLTKPFGKHELHSLLETHLRILWDDLPAVSVPTEARIS; via the coding sequence ATGATGCAGGGAACCCTTAGTGAAATCGATCTTGGCAGTATCCTGCAATTAATTGAACTAGGACAACGCACCGGAGAACTGCTCATTGAACCCTGGGGTACTGGTACTGGCCGTTCAGAATCGGCCATCACCTCGAGAGAACGGGTTTGCTGGTTTCTGTTTTTTGTCAATGGCCGCCTTGTCTATGCCGCCGATAAGACCTACGGTCAACTCCAACGACTACGAGAATATCTGCGTCGCTATCAACTATCGGAGCAGGTTCAGGTATTGGCTGACGCCAGCCTCGCCAGTACTAACGCACCAGAGTATGCGACCCTCTGGTCTCTACTGGCCAAAAATATTCTGACCCCGCTCCAGGCCCGTCACATTATCCAGGGCATGGTGCAGGAAACCCTTTTTGACCTCCTCAATCTGCGCCAGGGCCGGTTTACCTTTGTGACGGGAACGGCCCTAGACCCCCCCCTGACGGCCTTTGCCATTTCTCCCCTGATGGGGCAAATGATGACTCAAATGCAGCAATGGAAGCAGTGCCATCCCCACATTCAATGCCCAGACCAAGTGATTTCTGCGGTGGATGAAGCCTTGCTGTTGGAAATGCTTCCCGAGAAATTAGCCCGACCCCTCATTTTTTGGGCCAATCATCATACCTCTCTCCGTCAGCTAGCCCGGTATCTGCACCGTAATTTACCGGCGGTGGCCCGGAGTCTCTACCCCTACATTGAGAAGGGCATCGTACACTTGGCTGCCCCTAGTGGCCAAGGGCTAGGAACGGCTTCCCCCCTGCCTCGGGACACAAAACTACAAAACTATCATATTATTTGTATTGATGACGATGCGACGGTGGGTCGCCAGGTAGAACAATTTCTCCAGCATGGGGCAATCCAGGTCACTGTACTGACAGACCCCCGCCAGGCCCTGGTGTCTCTCTTGGAAACCCGCCCTGACCTCATTCTCTGCGACATTACCATGCCCGTGTTGGATGGCTATGAACTCTGTGCGATGCTCCGACAGACCCGTCAGTTTCAGACAATTCCTATTATTATGCTGACGGGAAAAGATGCGTTCCTCGACCGAGTCTTAGCGAGGATGGTGGGAGCCACTGACTATCTCACCAAACCTTTTGGTAAACATGAACTACATTCTCTACTAGAAACCCACCTCCGTATCCTCTGGGATGACCTGCCCGCGGTCTCAGTCCCAACGGAAGCAAGGATCTCTTAA
- a CDS encoding response regulator gives MSEVLLVEDSSSQREMISGILRDNGWKVTVACDGVEALEHLQKFSPDLVVLDIVMPRMNGYEVCRRIKSDPKTKNVPVIMCSSKGEEFDRYWGMRQGADAYIAKPFQPVELVGTIKQLLRG, from the coding sequence ATGAGCGAAGTTTTGCTTGTTGAAGATAGCTCCAGTCAGCGAGAAATGATCTCTGGAATCCTGCGGGACAATGGTTGGAAGGTAACGGTTGCCTGCGATGGAGTCGAAGCCTTAGAGCATCTCCAAAAATTTAGCCCAGACTTAGTTGTATTAGATATTGTGATGCCCCGGATGAATGGCTACGAAGTCTGCCGGCGCATCAAGTCTGACCCTAAGACCAAAAATGTACCCGTCATTATGTGTTCCTCTAAGGGAGAAGAATTTGACCGCTATTGGGGAATGCGCCAGGGGGCCGATGCTTATATTGCCAAACCGTTTCAACCCGTTGAATTGGTGGGAACGATTAAACAACTGCTACGGGGATAG
- a CDS encoding RecQ family ATP-dependent DNA helicase, protein MSLSSLNPQIAPLLEKIWGYRSLRFPQGEVIDCLLKGQDALVVIPTGGGKSLCFQLPALTQTGLTLVVSPLIALMENQVQELQAHGLPAACLHNELPRNQRRQTLQRLQQGQLRLLYLSPETLLSPPLWELLCQPRLQLQGLMLDEAHCLVQWGDSFRPAYRRLGCLRQALQAYNPSAKTMAIAAFTATADPATQAAIVTGLQLRNPQHFCLDPYRPHLSLKVQIVWTPRCRREQVAQFLKQQQGSGGLVYVRTRRDAMALADQLNTQGHRTAAYHGGLGASQRRQLEAQWLTGDCPFVVCTNAFGLGVNKKNLRWILHYHPPLLLAEYLQEIGRAGRDLKPATCLTLVSEPTGWLDSGDRQRQAFFLQQQVKLQQQAQALLPKIPPTGDLPSLKAQFPEVELSLALLHRQNRLAWLDPFHYRLLPNQGNPENLKASLGREYQRMQHFLLTRDCRWHYLLQAFSSNPDPTLRCGHCDNCLRAAHR, encoded by the coding sequence GTGAGTCTATCCTCCCTCAATCCCCAGATTGCGCCCCTCCTTGAAAAAATTTGGGGCTACCGTAGCCTCCGCTTTCCCCAAGGGGAGGTAATTGATTGCCTACTCAAGGGCCAGGATGCCCTAGTCGTGATTCCTACGGGGGGCGGTAAATCCCTCTGTTTTCAGTTGCCGGCCCTGACCCAAACCGGCCTGACTTTGGTGGTATCACCCCTGATCGCCCTGATGGAAAATCAGGTGCAGGAATTACAGGCCCATGGCCTGCCTGCGGCCTGTTTGCACAATGAGCTACCCCGTAACCAGCGTCGTCAGACCCTCCAGCGCTTACAACAGGGCCAATTGCGCCTCCTGTATCTTTCTCCTGAAACCCTCCTCAGTCCGCCCCTGTGGGAGCTACTCTGTCAGCCCCGCCTGCAACTCCAGGGCCTGATGTTGGATGAGGCCCATTGCCTGGTTCAGTGGGGAGATTCCTTTCGTCCGGCCTACCGGCGTCTAGGTTGTTTGCGCCAGGCCCTCCAGGCCTATAATCCCTCAGCGAAGACCATGGCCATTGCAGCCTTTACGGCCACCGCCGACCCAGCGACTCAAGCCGCCATCGTGACTGGCCTGCAATTGCGCAATCCCCAGCATTTTTGCCTCGACCCCTACCGTCCCCATCTGAGCCTCAAGGTGCAGATCGTTTGGACACCCCGCTGTCGTCGAGAGCAAGTGGCCCAGTTTTTGAAACAACAGCAAGGAAGTGGGGGCCTCGTCTATGTCCGTACCCGTCGGGATGCCATGGCCCTGGCCGATCAGTTGAATACTCAAGGCCATCGTACTGCGGCCTACCATGGGGGCCTGGGGGCCAGCCAGCGACGACAGTTGGAAGCCCAGTGGTTAACCGGAGATTGCCCCTTTGTCGTTTGTACGAATGCGTTTGGTCTGGGCGTAAACAAAAAAAATTTGCGTTGGATTCTGCATTACCATCCGCCTCTGCTTTTGGCTGAATATCTCCAGGAAATTGGCCGGGCCGGACGGGACTTAAAGCCCGCCACCTGCTTAACCCTGGTCAGTGAACCAACGGGCTGGCTCGACAGTGGCGACCGTCAACGCCAAGCCTTTTTTCTGCAACAACAGGTTAAACTCCAACAGCAGGCCCAGGCCCTGCTCCCCAAAATTCCCCCGACAGGGGATTTACCCAGCCTCAAGGCCCAGTTCCCGGAGGTCGAGCTCTCCCTGGCTCTCCTGCATCGCCAGAACCGCCTAGCATGGCTTGATCCCTTTCACTACCGTCTTTTGCCTAATCAAGGCAATCCAGAGAATCTGAAGGCAAGCTTAGGCCGAGAATACCAACGGATGCAGCACTTTCTTTTAACACGAGACTGTCGTTGGCATTATCTACTCCAGGCCTTTTCCTCCAACCCCGACCCAACACTCCGCTGTGGCCATTGCGATAATTGTTTAAGAGCCGCTCACCGCTAG
- a CDS encoding chemotaxis protein CheW, which produces MVGPSPFLTEDNQPLNPELQALQSLEGELHLRFYLPSREEFALPAIAIREVMQQTPDRITPIPNASPLLLGTINLRGQVIWVADLGQFLGSPNALNTDRSEIPVIAVEDQETLLGLAVESLGDMEWLDVEHLQSATNVPDHIAPYVQGEWPLEGESQRVLRLLDHVAILRSARWAT; this is translated from the coding sequence ATGGTTGGGCCATCTCCCTTTTTGACAGAAGACAATCAGCCGTTAAATCCTGAGCTTCAAGCCCTCCAATCCCTGGAAGGGGAACTCCATTTGCGATTCTATTTGCCGTCCCGTGAAGAGTTTGCACTCCCGGCCATTGCGATTCGAGAAGTCATGCAACAGACCCCCGACCGCATTACCCCCATTCCCAATGCCTCTCCTTTGCTCCTGGGAACTATCAATCTGCGGGGTCAAGTCATTTGGGTTGCAGATCTCGGTCAGTTTCTCGGCAGCCCCAATGCCCTGAATACAGACCGCAGCGAGATTCCTGTGATTGCCGTGGAAGATCAAGAAACTCTTTTAGGTTTAGCCGTCGAGTCTCTAGGAGATATGGAATGGTTAGATGTTGAACATCTACAGTCCGCTACTAATGTACCGGATCACATTGCTCCCTATGTTCAGGGGGAATGGCCACTAGAAGGTGAATCTCAACGAGTTTTGCGATTACTTGACCACGTGGCGATACTCCGCTCCGCTCGCTGGGCAACCTAG
- the clpB gene encoding ATP-dependent chaperone ClpB, producing the protein MQPTDPSKFTEQAWDAIVKSQEVARRFKNTNLEVEHLVIALLEQDKGLAGRIFQKANLDALALQQQLENFTYRQPKQSYVEQLYLGRSLDLMLDRAETARESWEDKFISVEHLLVGFAEDDRIGRTSLRKFNLDPQDLELAIKAIRGTQKVTEQNQEERYEALEKYGRDLTEQARQGKLDPVIGRDEEIRRVIQVLSRRSKNNPVLIGEPGVGKTAIAEGLAQRIINGDVPESLKNRQLISLDMGSLIAGAKYRGEFEERLRSVMKEVTHSDGQIILFIDEVHTVVGAGGREGSGSMDAGNLLKPMLARGELRCIGATTLDEYRKHIEKDPALERRFQQVYVKQPSVEDTISILRGLKEKYEVHHGVKITDSALVAAATLSHRYIQDRFLPDKAIDLVDEAAARLKMEITSKPVELEVIDRRLMQLQMEKLSLEGEEKRPGFIVVDKASKERLEKIQQEILDLESQQQSLSGQWLAEKQMLEEINALKEEEEQIRRQVEQAERDYDLNKAAQLKYGRLEVLQHDIEEKESKLLEIQASEKTLLREQVTEADIAEIVAGWTGIPINRLLETERQKLLQLESHLHQKVIGQTEAVAAVAAAIRRARAGMKDPSRPIGSFLFMGPTGVGKTELARALAGFLFDSEEAMVRIDMSEYMEKHAVSRLIGAPPGYVGYEEGGQLSEAVRRRPYSVVLLDEVEKAHLDVFNILLQVLDDGRITDSQGRVVDFRNTIIVMTSNIGSDHILNFSADDRDYDKMQKQVLQALRQHFRPEFLNRIDDLIIFHTLQRAELRQIVQLQIKRIEKLLEEQKIKLVISDSALDYIVAAGYDPVYGARPLKRAIQRELENPMATKILENTFGPEDTILIDCVGNQLLFTKQEKVQAVEDDIPLVEVEVIVS; encoded by the coding sequence ATGCAACCAACCGATCCAAGTAAGTTTACTGAACAGGCCTGGGATGCCATCGTTAAATCCCAGGAAGTCGCCCGTCGTTTCAAAAATACCAATCTAGAAGTTGAACACTTGGTGATTGCATTACTGGAGCAGGACAAAGGCCTGGCGGGTCGCATTTTCCAAAAAGCCAATCTCGATGCCCTGGCCCTCCAACAACAACTGGAAAATTTCACTTACCGCCAGCCGAAACAATCCTACGTTGAGCAACTTTATCTGGGCCGGAGTTTAGATCTGATGCTTGACCGCGCCGAAACGGCCCGCGAAAGCTGGGAGGATAAATTTATTTCCGTCGAACACCTGCTGGTGGGCTTTGCCGAAGATGACCGCATTGGTCGCACCAGTCTACGCAAGTTTAACCTTGATCCCCAGGATCTAGAGTTGGCGATCAAGGCCATTCGGGGAACGCAGAAAGTCACAGAACAAAACCAGGAAGAGCGCTACGAGGCCCTGGAAAAATATGGTCGGGATCTAACTGAACAGGCCCGTCAAGGCAAACTCGACCCCGTCATTGGTCGGGATGAAGAAATCCGCCGCGTCATTCAAGTCCTGTCCCGCCGCTCCAAAAATAATCCCGTTTTAATTGGGGAACCGGGGGTCGGCAAAACCGCCATTGCCGAGGGCCTGGCCCAACGCATTATTAATGGAGATGTGCCGGAATCCTTGAAAAATCGGCAGTTAATCTCCTTGGATATGGGCAGTCTGATCGCCGGGGCCAAGTACCGGGGAGAATTTGAGGAACGGTTACGCTCGGTGATGAAGGAAGTGACTCATTCCGACGGCCAAATTATTTTATTTATCGATGAAGTGCATACGGTGGTCGGGGCCGGGGGCCGGGAAGGTTCTGGTTCCATGGATGCTGGTAATTTACTCAAACCGATGCTAGCCCGAGGGGAATTGCGCTGTATCGGGGCCACGACCTTGGATGAATACCGCAAACATATCGAGAAAGATCCGGCCCTGGAGCGACGCTTCCAACAGGTTTACGTTAAACAGCCGAGTGTGGAGGATACCATTTCCATCCTGCGGGGCCTGAAGGAAAAATACGAAGTCCACCACGGTGTTAAAATCACCGATTCGGCCCTGGTAGCCGCCGCCACACTCTCCCATCGCTACATCCAAGACCGCTTTTTACCCGATAAGGCTATTGATCTCGTCGATGAAGCCGCTGCCCGTTTAAAAATGGAAATCACCTCCAAGCCGGTGGAATTAGAAGTGATCGACCGTCGTTTAATGCAGTTACAAATGGAAAAATTGTCTCTGGAGGGAGAAGAAAAACGGCCCGGATTTATCGTAGTCGATAAGGCCTCCAAGGAACGCCTCGAAAAAATTCAGCAGGAAATCCTAGACCTGGAAAGTCAGCAACAGTCCCTTTCCGGTCAGTGGCTAGCGGAAAAACAAATGCTAGAGGAAATTAATGCCCTCAAAGAAGAAGAGGAACAAATTCGTCGCCAAGTGGAACAAGCCGAGCGGGATTATGATCTGAATAAAGCCGCCCAACTCAAATACGGCCGCCTGGAAGTACTTCAGCACGACATCGAAGAAAAAGAAAGCAAACTGTTAGAAATCCAGGCCTCGGAAAAAACCCTTTTACGGGAGCAAGTCACCGAAGCCGATATTGCCGAAATTGTGGCCGGCTGGACGGGCATTCCCATCAACCGCCTCTTGGAAACGGAACGCCAAAAACTCCTGCAATTGGAAAGTCATCTCCACCAAAAAGTAATTGGCCAAACAGAAGCTGTGGCCGCCGTGGCCGCTGCCATTCGTCGGGCCCGGGCCGGCATGAAAGACCCCAGTCGTCCCATTGGTTCTTTTCTGTTTATGGGGCCAACGGGAGTCGGAAAAACCGAATTGGCCCGGGCCTTGGCTGGTTTTCTCTTCGACAGTGAAGAGGCCATGGTACGGATTGATATGTCCGAATATATGGAAAAACACGCCGTTTCTCGCTTGATTGGGGCGCCTCCTGGTTATGTGGGTTACGAAGAAGGGGGCCAACTGTCAGAGGCGGTGCGTCGTCGGCCCTATTCCGTTGTCTTGTTAGATGAAGTGGAAAAGGCCCATTTGGATGTTTTTAACATTCTTCTCCAGGTACTAGACGATGGCCGCATTACCGATTCCCAGGGCCGAGTGGTGGATTTCCGCAATACGATCATTGTCATGACCAGTAATATTGGCAGTGACCATATTTTAAATTTCTCGGCGGATGATCGGGATTACGACAAAATGCAAAAACAGGTTTTACAGGCCCTGCGTCAGCATTTTCGTCCCGAATTTTTAAACCGCATTGATGACCTAATTATTTTCCATACCCTGCAACGGGCTGAACTCCGACAAATCGTGCAATTGCAAATTAAACGCATTGAAAAACTGTTGGAGGAGCAGAAAATTAAACTGGTAATCTCAGATTCTGCTTTAGACTATATTGTGGCGGCCGGCTATGATCCGGTGTACGGAGCCCGGCCCTTGAAGCGAGCCATTCAGCGGGAATTAGAAAACCCTATGGCTACCAAAATCCTAGAAAATACCTTTGGCCCTGAGGATACCATTTTGATTGATTGCGTCGGCAATCAGTTACTTTTTACTAAACAAGAAAAGGTGCAGGCGGTTGAGGATGATATTCCTCTCGTTGAAGTTGAGGTCATCGTGTCTTGA